Proteins from a genomic interval of Pirellulales bacterium:
- a CDS encoding DUF1553 domain-containing protein, with protein sequence MESDKLSAPARTNRHPFSIGQHGVIALTCAGLLFVLGMRGLAAEEMPPAGDETALEAIVVGTPERIEVFPSSFKLDTVRRRLHPVVTGYYADGNVQDLTRAAEFVAEDPTFLRLENGVVAPLADGSTNLIVRVGGHEARVPVEVSHQQEADPVSFEYGALVALSKQDCNSGACHGSPSGKGGFRLSLRAYDPVLDTLTLVRESANRRTNVEEPEASLLLRKPLMEVAHGGGRRMTKDSPAYELLRDWISEGLRPDAPEAPRCERIEVYPQQRILHRPAHTQQLCVLAHFSDGTVRDITEIASFSSSDEAVAKVDAQGFVVGVDRGEAAILVRYLEFIETSSITFLKQIEGFEWSSPSSANEIDRLVFDKLQQMQIAPSELCTDEEFVRRVHLDVLGRLPTIAESSEFLADASPTKRDELIERLFDAPEYAEFWALKWGDLLRLNNKKVTAAGVPKFHRWLVAAVRDNMPYDQFVRALLTSTGSTFDNPPANYFRSAADTNDCTETTAQLFLGIRIQCAKCHNHPFERWTQDNYYGIGAFFNRVQRKPGTQAEEQVVFVARKGEVTQPRTGKQMAPWLPLRGAAEVPAEEDRRASLMAWLVEPDNPFFPQAEVNRIWGHLLGRGIVEPVDDFRASNPPSNKPLLEWLAKDFVEHGFDREHVLKTILKSHTYQLSSRKNDFNKDDAKYFSHAKTRLLSAEQLLDAICQVTGVQEKYAGLPSGTRAASLPTPDVANDFLKVFGQPAREMACQCERSNESNLSQALQMINGPLVHGKLTAENNRLRQLAAAGRTNEEIVDELYMSALARKPSEPEMAAAIKHISAQPDRNAALEDVCWALLNAKEFLFQH encoded by the coding sequence ATGGAATCGGACAAGCTTTCTGCTCCCGCCCGCACGAACCGCCATCCGTTCTCGATCGGGCAACACGGGGTCATCGCTTTGACCTGTGCAGGTTTGTTGTTCGTGCTCGGCATGCGGGGACTGGCCGCCGAAGAGATGCCCCCCGCGGGGGACGAAACCGCGCTCGAGGCGATCGTCGTCGGAACGCCCGAGCGGATCGAAGTCTTTCCGTCGAGCTTCAAGCTCGATACCGTTCGTCGCCGACTGCACCCGGTCGTCACAGGTTATTACGCCGACGGCAACGTCCAAGACCTGACTCGTGCGGCGGAGTTCGTGGCCGAGGACCCGACGTTTCTCCGCCTCGAAAACGGCGTGGTGGCGCCGCTCGCCGACGGCTCGACGAACCTGATCGTGCGTGTGGGCGGGCACGAAGCGCGCGTGCCGGTCGAGGTCTCGCATCAGCAAGAGGCCGATCCCGTTTCGTTCGAGTATGGCGCACTGGTCGCGCTCTCGAAGCAGGACTGCAACTCGGGGGCCTGCCACGGTTCTCCGAGCGGCAAAGGAGGCTTCCGCCTGTCGCTGAGGGCCTACGATCCCGTGCTCGACACGTTGACCCTGGTGCGCGAATCGGCCAATCGGCGCACGAATGTGGAAGAGCCCGAGGCGAGCCTGCTGCTGCGCAAGCCGTTGATGGAAGTGGCCCACGGCGGCGGGCGGCGGATGACCAAGGATTCGCCCGCCTATGAACTGCTGCGTGATTGGATCAGCGAAGGCTTGCGTCCCGACGCGCCGGAGGCCCCCCGTTGCGAGCGTATTGAAGTCTATCCCCAGCAGCGCATTCTGCATCGGCCGGCGCACACGCAACAATTGTGCGTCTTGGCGCATTTCTCCGACGGCACGGTGCGCGACATTACGGAGATCGCCAGCTTTTCGAGCTCGGACGAGGCGGTGGCCAAGGTCGATGCCCAGGGCTTCGTCGTCGGCGTCGATCGAGGCGAAGCGGCGATCCTGGTGCGTTATCTCGAGTTCATTGAGACGTCGTCGATCACCTTTCTCAAGCAGATCGAAGGGTTCGAGTGGTCCAGCCCCTCCAGCGCGAACGAGATCGATCGGCTCGTGTTCGACAAGCTGCAGCAGATGCAGATCGCTCCCTCGGAGCTGTGTACGGATGAAGAGTTCGTGCGCCGCGTGCATCTCGACGTATTGGGCCGGTTGCCGACGATCGCCGAGTCGAGCGAGTTCCTGGCCGATGCCTCGCCCACGAAGCGCGACGAGTTGATCGAGCGCCTGTTCGACGCCCCCGAGTACGCCGAGTTCTGGGCGCTGAAGTGGGGGGACTTGCTGCGTTTGAACAACAAGAAGGTGACCGCGGCCGGCGTGCCGAAGTTCCATCGCTGGCTCGTCGCCGCGGTGCGCGACAACATGCCGTACGATCAATTCGTGCGGGCCTTGCTGACCTCGACGGGGAGCACGTTCGACAACCCGCCGGCGAACTATTTCCGTTCGGCGGCCGATACGAACGATTGCACCGAGACCACGGCGCAATTGTTTCTGGGCATTCGCATCCAATGCGCGAAGTGCCACAACCATCCGTTCGAGCGTTGGACGCAGGACAACTACTACGGGATTGGCGCGTTCTTCAATCGGGTGCAACGCAAGCCCGGCACGCAGGCCGAAGAGCAGGTCGTGTTTGTCGCCCGCAAGGGCGAAGTGACTCAGCCGCGCACGGGCAAGCAGATGGCGCCCTGGCTGCCGCTCCGCGGCGCGGCCGAAGTGCCGGCCGAGGAAGATCGCCGCGCGAGCCTGATGGCCTGGCTGGTCGAGCCGGACAATCCTTTCTTCCCCCAGGCCGAAGTGAATCGCATCTGGGGGCACCTGCTGGGACGCGGCATCGTCGAGCCGGTGGATGATTTCCGGGCGTCGAATCCGCCCTCGAACAAGCCGCTGCTGGAGTGGCTGGCCAAGGACTTCGTCGAGCACGGCTTCGATCGCGAGCACGTGCTGAAGACGATTCTCAAGAGCCATACCTATCAGCTCAGCTCGCGCAAGAACGACTTCAACAAGGACGACGCGAAGTATTTCTCGCATGCCAAGACGCGGCTGCTCTCGGCCGAGCAATTGCTCGACGCGATTTGCCAGGTGACCGGCGTGCAAGAGAAGTACGCGGGGTTGCCCTCGGGCACGCGTGCGGCCTCGCTCCCCACGCCCGACGTGGCGAACGACTTCCTCAAGGTCTTCGGCCAACCGGCGCGCGAGATGGCCTGCCAGTGCGAGCGTTCGAACGAATCGAACCTGTCGCAGGCGCTGCAGATGATCAATGGCCCGCTCGTTCACGGCAAGCTCACCGCCGAGAACAATCGCCTGCGGCAGCTCGCCGCGGCAGGGCGCACGAACGAGGAGATCGTCGACGAGCTCTACATGTCGGCCCTGGCGCGCAAGCCCAGCGAGCCGGAGATGGCGGCCGCGATCAAGCACATTTCGGCGCAGCCTGACCGTAACGCGGCGCTCGAGGATGTCTGCTGGGCGCTGCTGAACGCCAAGGAGTTCTTGTTCCAGCACTAA
- a CDS encoding Dabb family protein, whose protein sequence is MPCIQHCVLVKFAVGTPQRTIDEFFADLRALVDKLPGISGFTGGADCSLDGLSQGYTHGFVMTFADAATRDVYLPHPDHVAILEKYRPHLDGGLDGVHVLDWYG, encoded by the coding sequence ATGCCTTGTATCCAGCACTGCGTACTCGTCAAGTTCGCCGTCGGCACGCCGCAGCGCACGATCGACGAATTCTTCGCCGATCTGCGCGCCTTGGTCGACAAGCTGCCCGGCATCAGCGGATTCACCGGGGGAGCTGATTGCAGCCTCGACGGTCTGTCGCAAGGCTACACGCATGGCTTCGTGATGACGTTTGCCGATGCCGCCACGCGCGACGTGTACCTGCCTCATCCGGATCATGTCGCGATCCTCGAGAAGTACCGTCCCCACCTCGACGGCGGGCTGGATGGGGTACACGTGCTCGATTGGTATGGCTAG
- a CDS encoding Gfo/Idh/MocA family oxidoreductase, with protein MSRRKKVRVAIIGLGFGAEFIPIYQNHPEAEIYAICQRSAEKLNQIGDAFGVEKRYTRYEDVLEDPAVDAVHINSPIPDHAWMSIKGLEAKKHVACTVPMATTIEECKEIVKAQRRARRHYMMMETVVYSREFLLIKQLYDEGELGRIQFLRGSHQQEMAGWPGYWEGLPPMHYATHCVSPCLALPDKLAESVVCHGSGQISEELTAKYGSPFAVETATIKLADSNLCAEVTRSLFETARQYIESFDVYCDKVSFEWSRIEHEQPVMHRGESPERVDVPDFAYRLPEAIRRFTTKGVYDSEESQHLSFTQGSGHGGSHPHMAHEFIRAIVEKRPPRPDARTSANWTMTGICAHQSAMKGGVRIKIPRV; from the coding sequence ATGTCACGCAGGAAAAAGGTACGGGTAGCGATCATCGGGCTGGGCTTCGGCGCCGAGTTCATCCCGATCTATCAAAACCATCCCGAAGCCGAGATCTATGCCATCTGCCAGCGCAGTGCCGAGAAGTTGAATCAGATCGGCGATGCCTTCGGGGTCGAAAAGCGCTATACCCGCTACGAAGACGTGCTAGAAGATCCGGCGGTCGACGCGGTGCATATCAACTCGCCGATTCCCGATCATGCCTGGATGAGCATCAAGGGGCTCGAGGCCAAGAAACATGTGGCCTGCACGGTGCCGATGGCCACCACGATCGAAGAATGCAAGGAGATCGTCAAAGCCCAACGCCGTGCGCGTCGCCATTACATGATGATGGAGACGGTCGTCTACAGTCGCGAGTTCCTCCTGATCAAGCAGCTTTACGACGAAGGCGAACTGGGCCGCATTCAGTTTCTCCGCGGCTCGCACCAGCAGGAGATGGCGGGCTGGCCCGGCTACTGGGAAGGCCTGCCCCCCATGCACTACGCCACGCACTGCGTGAGCCCCTGCCTGGCGCTGCCCGACAAGCTGGCCGAATCGGTCGTCTGCCACGGATCGGGTCAGATCAGCGAGGAGCTCACGGCCAAGTACGGTTCTCCCTTCGCCGTGGAAACCGCCACGATCAAGCTGGCCGACTCGAATCTGTGCGCCGAGGTGACGCGCAGCCTCTTCGAGACGGCCCGGCAGTACATCGAAAGCTTCGACGTTTATTGCGACAAGGTGAGCTTCGAGTGGTCGCGGATCGAGCACGAGCAGCCGGTGATGCATCGGGGCGAGTCGCCCGAGCGCGTCGACGTGCCCGACTTCGCCTATCGCCTGCCCGAGGCGATTCGCCGCTTCACGACGAAAGGGGTCTACGACTCGGAAGAGTCGCAGCATTTGTCGTTCACGCAGGGTTCGGGGCATGGCGGTTCGCATCCGCACATGGCGCACGAGTTCATTCGCGCGATCGTCGAGAAGCGTCCCCCTCGTCCCGACGCGCGCACCAGCGCCAACTGGACGATGACCGGCATCTGCGCGCATCAATCGGCCATGAAGGGGGGCGTGCGGATCAAGATTCCGCGCGTCTAA
- a CDS encoding SGNH/GDSL hydrolase family protein, protein MSTFVVYLIPLTIAAVCLLVLRMAMLRYRVRRHWFWLVLGNLAVLLASLGVIFLAAETYYRYFYDESDASSLSLSSQRWFDRYYRMNEAGLRDNVEYHSEKPPGVRRLSFVGDSFTAGHGMRRVEDRFANILRRKLAPHCEVHCLARNGLDTGPQIDMLRRGFDGGYRTDAVVLIYCANDLIDLLPQLPGQVERLSARAASIGALRNSYAIDIWHCRWIVATDPDSTNHYQDLAAAYEGELWDRQQARLRELVAVCRERETPLAIVMFPFIDPREMGPYDRAYAKLEAFCRAEDIPYLDLRTALYPHVEEGLIVNAFDAHPNERAHALAAEAILAWLRETLPAVVGP, encoded by the coding sequence GTGTCCACCTTCGTCGTTTACCTGATCCCTCTTACGATCGCGGCCGTGTGTCTGTTGGTGCTGCGCATGGCGATGTTGCGCTATCGCGTGCGCCGGCACTGGTTCTGGCTGGTATTGGGCAATCTGGCGGTGTTGCTCGCCTCGCTCGGTGTGATTTTTCTGGCGGCCGAAACCTACTACCGCTACTTCTACGATGAATCGGACGCATCGTCGTTGAGCCTTTCATCGCAACGCTGGTTCGATCGTTACTACCGGATGAACGAGGCCGGGCTGCGCGACAATGTCGAGTACCATTCGGAAAAGCCTCCCGGGGTGCGTCGCCTGAGCTTTGTCGGCGACTCGTTCACCGCCGGCCACGGCATGCGCCGGGTCGAAGACCGCTTTGCCAATATCCTGCGGCGCAAGCTGGCCCCGCATTGCGAGGTCCACTGCCTGGCACGCAACGGGCTCGACACGGGACCTCAAATCGACATGCTCCGCCGCGGCTTCGACGGCGGTTATCGGACGGACGCGGTCGTCCTCATCTACTGCGCGAACGATCTCATCGACCTGCTGCCCCAATTGCCGGGGCAGGTCGAGCGGTTGAGTGCCCGGGCCGCGAGCATCGGCGCGCTGCGAAACAGCTACGCGATCGACATCTGGCACTGCCGCTGGATCGTGGCCACCGATCCCGATTCGACGAATCACTACCAGGATCTGGCCGCTGCCTACGAAGGTGAGTTGTGGGACCGCCAGCAAGCGCGCCTGCGCGAGTTGGTCGCAGTCTGCCGCGAGCGCGAAACACCCTTGGCGATCGTCATGTTTCCCTTTATCGATCCGCGCGAGATGGGGCCCTACGATCGAGCCTATGCGAAGCTCGAGGCCTTCTGTCGGGCCGAAGATATTCCGTATCTCGATCTGCGGACGGCGCTCTATCCCCATGTGGAAGAAGGCCTGATCGTGAATGCCTTCGATGCGCATCCGAATGAGCGAGCGCACGCCCTGGCCGCCGAGGCGATTCTCGCCTGGCTGCGCGAGACGCTGCCGGCGGTCGTGGGGCCGTAG
- a CDS encoding DUF1501 domain-containing protein yields MSQRSFPSSSAPRSSAARPKGLFPCGQTRREFVWEMGAGFAGLALSTLLAGDGFFARHGLAAELSSEGPLAPRKSHFKSPVRSVIFLMMNGGPSHIDTFDYKPSLAKYAGQSLPADKSFTNSGGRKMGFLTPAWREFRPGGQSGLMISDYFPRIREHADKLALIRSCHTDSHAHGSALVAMNTGSTFIGKPSLGSWALYGLGTENQNLPGYVVILDKRGGPISGQPNWSAGYMPAGYQGTLFRPTGDPVLDLRGPAHVDRDAQRAQLDLLARLNDEHLATRSGGDELAARIQSYELAFRMQAEAPEAVDLASESQATLDAYGVGQAPTDEFGRNCLIARRLVERGVRFVQLYSGGGHLEETWDAHESVEKNHSRHAGETDQPIAALLTDLAERGLLESTLILWGGEFGRMPFAEGEGAPGRNHNPYGFTMWVAGGGVRGGTSYGATDEFGFAAEENPVHLHDIHATLLALMGLDHERLNYFHQGRDERLTDVHGRVIREIMA; encoded by the coding sequence ATGTCGCAGCGATCATTCCCTTCGAGTTCCGCCCCGCGAAGCTCGGCCGCGCGCCCTAAGGGACTGTTTCCCTGCGGCCAGACACGCCGCGAGTTCGTCTGGGAAATGGGAGCCGGTTTCGCCGGACTGGCCCTCTCGACCTTGCTGGCCGGCGATGGTTTCTTCGCGCGGCACGGTCTGGCCGCCGAGTTGTCATCGGAAGGTCCTCTCGCGCCGCGAAAGTCGCATTTCAAGTCGCCGGTGCGCAGCGTCATCTTCTTGATGATGAATGGCGGGCCGAGTCACATCGATACCTTCGACTACAAGCCGTCGCTCGCCAAGTACGCGGGTCAGTCGTTGCCGGCGGACAAGTCGTTTACGAATTCCGGCGGACGGAAGATGGGCTTTCTCACCCCGGCCTGGCGCGAGTTTCGCCCCGGCGGTCAGAGCGGCCTGATGATCTCCGACTACTTTCCCCGCATCCGCGAGCACGCCGATAAGCTCGCGCTCATCCGCTCGTGTCATACCGATAGTCACGCGCACGGGTCCGCCCTCGTGGCGATGAATACCGGCAGCACGTTCATCGGCAAGCCGTCGCTCGGCAGTTGGGCCCTTTATGGCCTGGGCACGGAGAATCAAAACCTGCCCGGCTATGTAGTGATCCTCGATAAACGGGGCGGTCCGATCAGCGGTCAGCCGAACTGGTCGGCAGGCTACATGCCCGCCGGCTACCAGGGCACTCTCTTTCGACCGACGGGCGATCCGGTGCTCGACCTGCGCGGACCGGCCCATGTCGATCGCGATGCGCAGCGCGCTCAGCTCGACCTGCTCGCGCGACTGAACGACGAGCACCTTGCCACGCGCAGCGGAGGTGACGAACTCGCCGCGCGGATCCAAAGTTACGAGTTGGCCTTTCGCATGCAGGCCGAAGCCCCCGAGGCGGTCGACCTGGCCAGCGAGAGCCAGGCCACGCTCGACGCCTACGGTGTCGGCCAGGCGCCCACCGACGAATTCGGCCGCAATTGCCTCATCGCGCGGCGACTCGTCGAGCGCGGCGTGCGCTTCGTGCAACTGTACAGCGGTGGCGGGCATCTGGAAGAGACCTGGGACGCCCACGAAAGTGTCGAAAAGAATCACAGCCGCCACGCCGGCGAAACCGATCAGCCGATCGCGGCGCTGCTCACTGACCTGGCCGAGCGCGGCTTGCTCGAGAGCACGCTGATTCTCTGGGGCGGAGAGTTCGGCCGCATGCCCTTCGCCGAAGGTGAAGGCGCCCCCGGACGCAATCACAATCCCTATGGCTTTACGATGTGGGTGGCCGGGGGTGGCGTCCGCGGGGGAACATCGTACGGCGCCACCGACGAATTTGGCTTCGCGGCCGAAGAGAATCCCGTGCATTTGCACGATATTCACGCCACGCTGCTCGCGCTGATGGGGCTCGATCACGAACGGCTGAACTACTTCCACCAGGGGCGCGACGAACGTCTGACCGATGTACACGGCCGCGTGATTCGCGAGATCATGGCCTGA
- a CDS encoding DUF1553 domain-containing protein: MWRGIGIRRGGRCLSWLIVWSCVTSPFLLADEASPGDEAPAIWSVAPVVRPEPPAVQDTDWCRNPIDRFILARLEQEGMQPAPDVSRAKLIRRVYFDLWGLPPSPEEVAAFVADDSPEAYPQLVERLLADQHFGERWARYWLDLVRFAETNGYERDAVKEHAWKYRDWVIESLVDDKPYDRFVLEQLAGDEIPDATPETLVATGMLRVGTFDDEPNDPLQYKYEQLDDLVHVTGTTFLALTIKCARCHDHKFDPIPQTDYYSFLNFFSAGKSAEGDVLGYTDASRDAPVIHLLKSGDPRAEGDEVPAGFPTLVPALARAVEPPPAEAKTTRRRLQLAQWITDAKNPLTPRVLVNRLWQHHFGQGLVRTPDNFGVMSDEPTHPELLDWLAAEVIERGWKMKDIHRLILLSRTYQMDSTHPAHDEYAERDFANERWWRANRRRLDVEALRDSLLAVSGDLNLQAGGPGFVPTVSVEALEGLSKKEAAWTASPPEEQRRRSIYMFTKRSLLLPLMTVFDLADTTQPCAQRSVTTVAPQALALLNNPFVHEQSEALARRVEREVGSDPGAQVERAWWLAFGRAPSETEREAAFAHLASQEAHYTKSNAAAPSAPVAAAEAGSVARHLALASLTHVLLNANEFVYVD, translated from the coding sequence ATGTGGCGTGGGATTGGCATTCGCCGCGGCGGCCGGTGCTTGAGTTGGCTCATCGTGTGGAGCTGCGTCACCTCCCCTTTTCTTTTGGCCGATGAGGCTTCTCCAGGCGACGAAGCCCCCGCCATCTGGTCGGTGGCCCCCGTCGTGCGTCCCGAGCCCCCCGCGGTGCAAGACACCGACTGGTGCCGCAACCCGATCGATCGCTTCATCCTGGCACGGCTCGAGCAGGAGGGAATGCAGCCCGCGCCTGACGTTTCGCGCGCGAAACTGATTCGTCGCGTCTATTTCGATCTCTGGGGACTCCCCCCTTCGCCCGAAGAAGTGGCTGCCTTCGTGGCGGACGATTCGCCCGAGGCGTATCCCCAACTGGTCGAGCGTCTGCTGGCCGACCAGCATTTTGGTGAGCGCTGGGCCCGCTACTGGCTCGACCTGGTTCGCTTTGCCGAGACCAACGGCTACGAACGGGACGCCGTTAAAGAGCATGCCTGGAAGTACCGCGACTGGGTGATCGAGTCGCTGGTCGACGACAAACCGTACGATCGCTTCGTGCTCGAGCAGTTGGCCGGCGATGAGATCCCCGATGCCACGCCCGAGACCCTCGTCGCCACTGGCATGCTCCGCGTGGGCACCTTCGACGATGAACCCAACGATCCGCTGCAGTACAAGTACGAGCAGCTCGACGACCTGGTCCACGTCACGGGCACGACCTTTCTGGCGCTCACGATCAAGTGCGCCCGCTGCCACGATCACAAGTTCGATCCGATTCCTCAGACGGACTACTACTCGTTTCTCAACTTCTTTAGCGCGGGCAAATCGGCCGAAGGAGACGTGCTGGGCTACACCGACGCAAGTCGCGATGCGCCGGTGATCCATCTCTTGAAATCGGGCGATCCGCGTGCCGAAGGGGACGAGGTGCCGGCGGGGTTCCCGACCTTGGTGCCGGCATTGGCGCGGGCCGTCGAACCACCCCCGGCCGAGGCGAAGACGACGCGCCGCCGCCTGCAACTGGCCCAGTGGATCACCGATGCGAAGAACCCCCTCACGCCACGCGTGCTGGTGAATCGGCTCTGGCAGCACCATTTCGGACAGGGCCTGGTGCGCACTCCGGACAATTTTGGCGTCATGTCCGATGAACCGACGCATCCCGAGCTGCTCGATTGGCTCGCGGCCGAAGTGATCGAGCGCGGCTGGAAGATGAAGGACATCCACCGGCTGATCTTGTTGTCGCGGACGTACCAGATGGACTCGACCCATCCCGCGCACGACGAATACGCCGAGCGCGACTTTGCCAACGAGCGGTGGTGGCGCGCGAACCGCCGCCGCCTCGATGTCGAGGCCTTGCGCGACAGCCTGCTGGCCGTGAGCGGCGATTTGAACCTCCAGGCCGGCGGCCCCGGCTTTGTGCCCACGGTCAGCGTCGAAGCGCTCGAAGGCCTGTCGAAGAAAGAAGCCGCCTGGACGGCGTCGCCGCCAGAGGAACAGCGCCGCCGCAGCATCTACATGTTCACCAAGCGCTCGCTGCTGTTGCCGCTGATGACGGTGTTCGATCTGGCGGACACGACTCAGCCCTGCGCCCAGCGCAGCGTGACCACCGTGGCGCCGCAGGCGTTGGCGTTATTGAACAATCCGTTCGTCCATGAGCAGAGCGAGGCCTTGGCCCGCCGCGTCGAGCGCGAAGTAGGTTCCGATCCCGGCGCCCAGGTCGAACGAGCATGGTGGCTGGCTTTCGGCCGCGCTCCGAGCGAAACGGAACGCGAGGCAGCCTTTGCGCATTTGGCGTCGCAAGAAGCGCATTACACGAAATCGAACGCGGCCGCGCCATCCGCTCCCGTCGCCGCCGCCGAAGCAGGTTCCGTCGCGCGGCATCTGGCGTTGGCGTCGTTGACGCATGTGTTGCTGAACGCCAATGAATTCGTCTATGTCGACTGA
- a CDS encoding undecaprenyl-diphosphate phosphatase, giving the protein MDWLTVIIVGVVQGITEFLPISSDGHLLIAEALLEKFSGIHLEDPLTLNVALHGGTLLSILVVYWNRIWRLLGSDRRVIGLVVAGTIPAVVVGLPLKWYCEPVLESTLLAGLMLPVTGILLWTSGRTTPGNTDYVNLTYRQAVLIGAAQAFAILPGASRSGSTIATALFLGVAPEAAATFSFLLALPAVAGACVLVLHDATQNEISTIPWFHLGVGAFISFVTGVVALSWLRSWLQKGRFYQFAYWCIPVGIAVVVWQLWPASA; this is encoded by the coding sequence ATGGATTGGTTGACCGTCATCATCGTCGGCGTGGTGCAGGGAATCACGGAGTTTCTGCCGATCAGCTCGGACGGCCACTTGCTGATCGCCGAGGCCCTGCTCGAGAAGTTCAGCGGCATTCATCTGGAAGATCCCCTCACGCTCAACGTGGCCCTGCACGGAGGCACCCTCTTGTCGATTCTGGTCGTGTACTGGAATCGTATCTGGCGACTGCTGGGTTCGGATCGGCGCGTGATCGGCCTCGTCGTGGCTGGCACCATTCCGGCGGTCGTCGTCGGGCTCCCCTTAAAGTGGTACTGCGAGCCGGTCCTCGAGAGCACGCTGCTGGCCGGGTTGATGCTGCCCGTGACGGGCATCCTGCTCTGGACCAGCGGACGCACGACACCCGGCAACACGGATTACGTCAATCTCACCTATCGCCAGGCGGTGCTGATTGGCGCGGCGCAGGCGTTCGCAATCCTGCCGGGCGCCTCGCGCAGCGGTTCGACGATCGCCACGGCGTTGTTCCTGGGGGTGGCGCCGGAGGCGGCCGCCACGTTTTCCTTTCTGCTCGCCCTGCCGGCGGTCGCGGGAGCGTGCGTGCTCGTGCTGCACGACGCAACGCAAAACGAGATTAGCACGATCCCCTGGTTCCACTTGGGCGTGGGAGCATTCATCTCGTTCGTCACCGGCGTGGTCGCCCTCTCTTGGCTCCGCAGTTGGTTGCAAAAGGGGCGTTTCTACCAGTTCGCCTACTGGTGCATCCCGGTCGGAATCGCCGTCGTCGTCTGGCAGCTTTGGCCCGCTTCGGCCTGA
- a CDS encoding sugar phosphate isomerase/epimerase has product MFKNLSTQVLGTSASESEVIELSLSHGFRGLELDLVEFAARAKSGGLDKARRLFDSAKLKLAYFRLPVDLEADEATFRKQLTELIDLTPIAAQVGCLRAVTTISPGSDERPYHENFETHRKRLGEIGKLLAPHNIRLGVEFVTYAELRQAKSFEFIHGLEPLLMLLGMVGQPNVGVAIDLWHLHVGGTPLETLRKLKGEQIVTVALADVPADMPLDQCGENDRLLPGESGVVDTTAALVALAELGYDGPVTPAPSRSRINGNSRDAIVKAAGQHLDKVWKAAGLSPTGKLTATAR; this is encoded by the coding sequence ATGTTCAAGAATCTGAGTACGCAAGTGCTTGGCACCAGCGCCTCGGAATCAGAGGTCATCGAACTTTCTCTGTCGCACGGGTTTCGTGGGCTCGAGCTCGACCTGGTCGAGTTCGCCGCGCGAGCCAAATCAGGCGGCCTCGACAAGGCCCGCCGCCTGTTCGACAGCGCCAAATTGAAGCTGGCCTACTTTCGGCTCCCGGTCGATCTCGAGGCCGACGAGGCCACGTTTCGCAAGCAATTGACCGAGTTGATCGATCTGACGCCGATCGCGGCGCAGGTCGGTTGCCTGAGGGCCGTGACGACGATCTCTCCTGGCAGCGACGAGCGTCCCTATCACGAGAACTTCGAGACGCACCGCAAGCGGCTCGGCGAGATCGGCAAGCTGCTGGCCCCGCACAATATTCGACTCGGCGTCGAGTTCGTCACCTATGCCGAGCTGCGCCAGGCGAAGTCGTTCGAGTTCATTCACGGGCTCGAACCGCTGCTCATGCTGCTGGGCATGGTCGGCCAACCCAACGTCGGCGTCGCCATCGACCTGTGGCACTTGCACGTCGGCGGGACTCCGCTCGAGACGCTGCGCAAGTTGAAGGGGGAGCAAATCGTCACGGTCGCGCTGGCGGACGTTCCGGCCGACATGCCGCTCGACCAGTGTGGCGAGAACGATCGGCTGTTGCCGGGAGAATCGGGCGTGGTCGATACGACCGCCGCGCTCGTGGCGCTGGCCGAACTGGGCTACGATGGCCCCGTCACGCCCGCCCCGTCGCGCTCGCGCATCAATGGTAACTCGCGCGACGCGATCGTGAAGGCCGCCGGGCAGCACTTGGACAAGGTCTGGAAAGCGGCCGGTCTCTCGCCGACAGGCAAGCTCACCGCCACGGCGCGTTAG